A single genomic interval of Nitrososphaerota archaeon harbors:
- a CDS encoding NAD(P)/FAD-dependent oxidoreductase has protein sequence MKIAVVGIGVAGGYLVSRLKNDHEVVGYERMTLQNHDSICAWGTSANEMRELCAKSEINFDDFIIHHGKDMHIDMNNNERFDIKLKGLVTYDKIGLIKKMSEGVKIHYGVSPKLVDLEKEFDMIVDCTGFYRSYLPKIEKDFFLPTYQYKIQYDDKVPIDDFFVKPFAKMTGYFWYFPLNDNMAHIGAGDYKKNHVEETDKFFKKYGGKITKTVGRPIRLATPNMCEPFYHGKVVGVGESIGTVYPLLGEGIIPSMICADIFVKNINNLPKYREEVLEYFAIYGKVLNFVRAKMHGKFSAIRSIADLISIFRYMKKNEQRFGMEIHMRDLMKVAKA, from the coding sequence ATGAAAATAGCAGTAGTAGGAATTGGAGTCGCGGGCGGATATCTGGTATCAAGGCTCAAAAACGACCACGAGGTTGTCGGCTATGAACGTATGACATTACAAAATCACGATTCCATTTGTGCATGGGGAACATCTGCAAACGAGATGCGGGAGTTGTGCGCCAAGTCTGAAATCAATTTTGATGATTTCATCATACATCATGGAAAAGACATGCATATTGACATGAACAACAATGAGCGATTTGATATCAAGCTAAAGGGCCTAGTAACTTATGACAAAATCGGACTCATTAAAAAAATGTCTGAAGGTGTGAAAATTCACTATGGCGTTTCGCCAAAACTTGTAGACTTGGAAAAAGAATTCGACATGATCGTGGACTGCACCGGATTTTATCGCAGCTATTTGCCAAAAATTGAAAAAGACTTTTTCTTGCCCACATACCAGTATAAGATCCAGTATGATGACAAGGTTCCAATAGATGATTTCTTTGTAAAGCCATTTGCAAAAATGACCGGATATTTCTGGTATTTTCCACTAAACGACAACATGGCACACATTGGTGCCGGTGATTACAAGAAAAATCACGTAGAGGAAACTGACAAGTTTTTTAAAAAATATGGTGGCAAGATAACAAAGACGGTAGGCCGTCCAATTAGATTGGCTACTCCAAACATGTGCGAGCCGTTCTACCATGGAAAGGTTGTAGGTGTTGGCGAATCAATCGGTACTGTTTATCCATTGTTGGGCGAGGGAATCATCCCAAGCATGATTTGCGCAGACATTTTTGTGAAAAATATCAACAACTTGCCAAAATACAGAGAAGAAGTCTTGGAATATTTCGCAATTTACGGTAAGGTTCTAAATTTTGTTCGAGCAAAAATGCATGGCAAGTTCTCTGCTATTCGTAGTATCGCTGATCTTATTTCCATATTTCGCTATATGAAGAAAAACGAGCAGCGCTTTGGAATGGAAATTCACATGCGTGACTTGATGAAAGTAGCTAAAGCCTAG
- the leuS gene encoding leucine--tRNA ligase → MISWNYIETKWRAKWAQEKEFEIEPDSRPKKFITVAYPYPNSPQHIGHGRTYTLADVHARFLRMKGYNTLFPMGFHYTGTPILGMAKRVQEGDKELIENFEKLYHVSPDTIKEFVEPEKIADYFHEEIKQGMIEMGYSIDWRREFTTIDPVYKKFIEWQFRKLKSLNFVVQGSHPVGWCPNDQNPVSQHDTLGDVEPDFTEYILVKFHLDGVIIPTATLRPETIFGVTNLWVNPHIKYKKIKVDDETWIVSPECAYKLGFLNKSIIMISEVSGSELVGKTVSILDKKIPMLPASFVESQTGTGIVMSVPAHAPFDYQALVDYQKQNSSITIQPIPIIKTEGFGEIPAKEIVEKMGITTQDDPKLDEATNEVYSKEFYSGILCENTSKFAGLKVSEAKETIKAWLVESKNSDMLLELNDGPIRCRCGAECVVKLLNNQWFLNYLDQPWKDKTNQCFEKMSILPNEIRTEFNYVVGWLRQRACARQHGLGTNLPWDQNWIVESLSDSVIYMAYYILAKYVNSGELNADSLSDEFFEFVFYGKGDVMQIAAKCLVRENILQKIRADFTYFYPVDARHSGRDLVPNHLTFFVLNHVAIFPEALWPKQIVVNGSVLMDGKKMSKSMGNIIPLRKAIQDYGADPIRLAIITSAELLQDADFNLESVNTIKGKLEVIYEDCVRHKPGMPAKLQSEDGWILGRLDHLMTQTTGAVEKMRLREALHHILFSFESDLQWYLKRVEAKGRNDVSGILHRVLAVRVAMLSPFAPHLAEEMWERLGNSGLVSRSDWPVPNNSTDSSSVQSEELLQSTIEDIKNVLKVTKITPQKIVLYTADPWKVKAFGKIAASVVAGQINIGVIIKELIANPETENIKKDPDFVKKSVNSILAEPEEMRRIRAELEPINETAVLSSELSGLVKKEFGVNIQVFAESDATKYDPKNKARMARPFKPALYIE, encoded by the coding sequence ATGATTTCCTGGAATTACATCGAGACAAAGTGGCGCGCCAAGTGGGCACAGGAAAAAGAATTTGAAATAGAACCAGACTCGCGCCCAAAAAAATTCATCACAGTTGCATATCCGTATCCAAATTCACCTCAACACATAGGCCACGGTAGAACATACACTTTGGCAGATGTCCACGCACGATTTTTGCGCATGAAAGGCTACAATACTTTGTTTCCGATGGGATTTCACTATACCGGCACACCCATACTAGGCATGGCAAAACGAGTCCAAGAAGGCGATAAGGAACTAATCGAGAATTTTGAAAAACTATACCATGTTTCACCAGATACAATCAAGGAATTTGTCGAGCCAGAGAAGATTGCGGATTATTTTCACGAGGAAATCAAACAGGGAATGATAGAGATGGGTTATTCTATAGACTGGCGGCGTGAATTTACCACTATAGATCCAGTTTACAAAAAATTCATCGAGTGGCAGTTTCGAAAACTAAAGTCGCTCAATTTTGTAGTGCAGGGCTCGCACCCTGTGGGTTGGTGTCCTAACGACCAAAACCCAGTATCACAACACGATACACTGGGTGATGTAGAACCGGACTTTACAGAATACATTTTGGTAAAATTCCACCTAGATGGTGTAATAATTCCAACTGCTACACTACGCCCGGAGACAATCTTTGGCGTGACAAACCTCTGGGTAAACCCACACATAAAATATAAAAAAATCAAGGTAGACGACGAAACTTGGATTGTCAGCCCAGAATGCGCATACAAGTTGGGATTTTTGAACAAATCCATTATAATGATTTCCGAAGTTTCCGGCTCTGAGCTAGTAGGAAAGACCGTTTCTATACTTGACAAAAAGATTCCAATGCTTCCTGCAAGCTTTGTAGAATCACAGACAGGCACCGGCATAGTAATGTCAGTGCCTGCACATGCTCCATTTGACTATCAAGCATTAGTTGACTATCAAAAACAGAATTCCAGTATTACAATACAGCCAATCCCAATCATCAAGACAGAGGGATTTGGCGAGATTCCTGCTAAGGAAATTGTCGAGAAAATGGGCATAACGACTCAGGATGACCCCAAGCTGGACGAGGCTACAAACGAGGTTTATTCCAAGGAGTTTTACTCTGGAATACTGTGCGAGAACACCAGCAAATTTGCAGGACTCAAGGTTTCTGAGGCAAAAGAGACGATAAAGGCCTGGCTTGTAGAATCAAAGAATTCCGATATGCTGTTGGAGCTAAATGACGGGCCTATCCGATGTAGATGTGGAGCAGAATGTGTTGTAAAACTATTGAACAACCAGTGGTTTCTCAATTATCTAGACCAACCCTGGAAGGACAAGACAAATCAGTGCTTTGAGAAAATGAGTATTCTACCAAATGAAATCAGGACGGAGTTCAATTATGTTGTCGGTTGGCTACGACAAAGGGCATGTGCAAGACAGCATGGACTAGGAACTAATCTACCTTGGGACCAAAACTGGATTGTTGAGAGCTTGTCTGATTCCGTAATCTACATGGCATACTATATTCTGGCAAAATACGTTAATTCAGGAGAATTAAATGCAGACTCGCTTTCTGATGAATTTTTCGAGTTTGTATTTTATGGAAAGGGTGATGTAATGCAAATAGCTGCAAAATGCTTAGTACGGGAAAACATTTTACAAAAGATACGGGCAGACTTTACATATTTTTATCCAGTTGATGCAAGACATTCCGGGCGCGACCTAGTTCCAAATCATCTGACATTTTTTGTTTTAAATCATGTTGCCATATTCCCAGAAGCACTATGGCCAAAACAGATCGTAGTAAACGGATCCGTACTGATGGACGGCAAAAAAATGTCCAAGTCAATGGGAAACATCATCCCGTTAAGAAAAGCAATTCAAGATTATGGCGCAGATCCGATTCGACTGGCAATAATCACATCTGCCGAGCTGCTCCAGGATGCGGATTTCAATTTGGAATCCGTAAACACTATCAAGGGTAAGCTAGAGGTAATCTACGAGGATTGTGTCAGACACAAACCAGGCATGCCTGCAAAACTGCAATCAGAAGATGGTTGGATTCTGGGAAGACTTGATCACCTAATGACACAGACAACCGGTGCAGTGGAAAAAATGAGGTTGAGAGAGGCCCTGCATCATATTTTATTTTCGTTTGAATCTGACTTGCAGTGGTATCTCAAAAGAGTCGAGGCAAAAGGTAGGAATGATGTTTCAGGAATATTGCACCGGGTATTAGCTGTTCGGGTCGCAATGCTGTCTCCGTTTGCACCACACCTAGCAGAAGAAATGTGGGAGCGACTGGGTAATTCTGGCCTAGTATCTAGATCAGATTGGCCTGTACCAAACAACTCTACAGATTCTTCATCAGTGCAATCAGAGGAATTATTGCAATCCACAATTGAAGATATCAAAAATGTTCTCAAGGTGACAAAGATCACTCCACAAAAAATTGTCCTGTACACAGCAGACCCCTGGAAGGTCAAGGCATTTGGAAAAATCGCAGCAAGTGTGGTTGCTGGCCAGATAAACATTGGTGTAATCATAAAAGAATTAATTGCAAATCCAGAAACTGAGAACATCAAAAAAGACCCAGACTTTGTCAAAAAATCTGTCAATTCTATTTTGGCAGAGCCTGAGGAAATGAGGAGGATTAGAGCAGAGCTAGAACCAATCAACGAAACTGCAGTCTTGTCTTCAGAATTATCAGGGCTGGTCAAAAAGGAATTTGGAGTAAACATACAGGTCTTTGCAGAATCAGATGCTACAAAATATGATCCAAAGAATAAGGCAAGGATGGCACGGCCATTCAAACCGGCCTTATACATAGAATGA
- a CDS encoding cation:proton antiporter gives MAAGIELIGDLGYLLLFSAAIGIIAYILKQPLVLGFLVAGILIGPFGPFSLIKDTTMLTNFSEIAIVLLLFGVGLAFPITQLRNIGKIGAVIAVIEVLAMLGIGFAVGWAFGWSTMDSMFLAAALSISSTAIIVKVLEEMDVIEEPSSMLIIGVLVIEDIIAAVLISTLHSSVLSGAFSFDQMIWEIAKISMFIGGTVALGCLGMPKVFSLLSNIPRYEITILVALGLAFGLSFLSHELGFSAVTGAFLAGVILAGSRFSEDIINLITPIREVFIAIFFVTIGALMDINIIAEYWLPIIIITLVTIVGKTASVYLGVRLFRLGPNNAMGIGLSMAQLGEFSFIVLMVGQDLGATSSFLFPIVGMVVVLSTIFAPFLIKRGTKMLVSY, from the coding sequence TTGGCTGCGGGAATAGAATTAATCGGGGATCTAGGATATCTGTTGCTGTTTTCGGCGGCAATTGGAATCATTGCGTATATCCTAAAGCAGCCTCTGGTTTTGGGATTTTTGGTAGCCGGCATTTTGATTGGTCCGTTCGGACCGTTTAGTCTGATCAAGGACACCACAATGCTGACTAATTTTTCAGAGATTGCAATTGTGTTGTTGTTATTTGGGGTGGGCCTTGCATTCCCAATAACTCAGCTTAGAAACATTGGCAAGATTGGCGCAGTAATTGCCGTAATAGAAGTACTTGCGATGCTTGGAATCGGGTTTGCAGTTGGCTGGGCGTTTGGATGGTCTACTATGGACTCGATGTTCTTGGCAGCTGCACTCTCGATTAGCTCAACTGCAATCATAGTCAAAGTTCTAGAGGAAATGGACGTAATTGAAGAGCCGTCGTCCATGCTGATAATCGGGGTATTGGTAATAGAAGATATCATTGCGGCCGTATTAATTTCTACACTACACTCTTCGGTTTTGTCGGGCGCATTTAGCTTTGATCAAATGATCTGGGAGATTGCAAAAATCAGCATGTTCATTGGCGGAACAGTAGCACTTGGGTGCCTTGGGATGCCAAAGGTTTTTTCGTTATTGTCAAACATTCCTAGATACGAAATTACAATTCTTGTGGCGCTAGGCCTTGCGTTTGGGTTGTCGTTTTTATCACACGAGCTTGGCTTTTCTGCGGTAACGGGCGCATTCTTGGCAGGCGTGATCCTTGCAGGCTCTAGATTCTCTGAAGATATCATTAATCTGATTACGCCGATTCGCGAAGTATTCATTGCAATATTTTTTGTCACAATCGGCGCCCTGATGGATATCAATATTATCGCGGAATACTGGCTTCCAATCATAATTATCACGCTAGTTACCATTGTGGGCAAGACTGCGTCTGTGTATTTGGGCGTAAGACTCTTCCGGCTTGGGCCAAACAATGCCATGGGAATAGGCTTGTCTATGGCGCAGCTGGGCGAGTTTTCATTCATTGTGTTGATGGTGGGCCAAGACTTGGGGGCTACAAGCTCGTTCCTCTTCCCAATTGTAGGAATGGTTGTGGTATTGTCTACGATATTTGCCCCGTTCCTAATCAAGAGGGGAACGAAGATGCTGGTTTCGTATTGA